ATTTATGTATTGCTTTAATTTGGTCTGCAAAGAAACCACTTTTTTCTGGATATTTCAAACTTAAAATTTTATAAGATTGAATTGCTTTTTTATAGTTTTTTTGTTCAACATAAATACGAGCTAATGTTTCTGTCATCAAGGCCTCAGGTTGTATCATCTGTGCTTTTGCGATGTTATGTGACGAAGTTTTAGCTTTTTTTGCTTCAAGTTTTGGGTTTTTGGAGATGAATTTATCTATTAATTCAAACTTTTTAGCACGTTCTAGGTTGGGTTCTTCCTTTGGAGAATCTTCAATTTCTCTTTTTATTGGTTTGAATTTAGAAATATTTAGCCATTCGTTAAAACTATGTGTTTCTGTTTTAGCAAATTGAAATGGTTTTCCGATATTTAAAAATGATTCTATCTCCTTTTTATCTAGATTAGAAATAGATACTGTCTTTTTATTTATTTCTTCTTCTTCCTTTAATTCTGAATTTTCAGTTCCTGCATCATCCTTTTTAGGTTGAAATAAATCAGGATCAAGTATTACTACAGTATCTTCAATATGTTGCTTTAATGTCTGATCGACATCTCCAGTAGTGTCCACTGAAATATCTTCCATCAATACCTCCAGACCATTGATATAGTCAGCATTTTGTTTGATGTATTGGGAAATTTCGTTTTGGTTAAAAGTGTCGCTTGTAATAAAATCAAATAAAATACTTCTGTCGGAAGTATAAGCAGCAGTCACTTTTAAGGCTTGATTGTATTTAAAACTTTCTGTGTTTTTTAATCCTTTAAGGAACATAGCACGTGCTGATTGGAAATAAGGGAATTCATCCAAAATATCACGTAGCATATAAGTTTGCTTTGGGCTAACTAATTGCGGTATTTGTAAAAGATCTGTTAATTCTTGACTAGTCATTAGGGGTTACCAATTTGCAAGTGAGGCGTTAAAAACATCTTGTGTTAAACGTTCAAAAATTTCATCGTGGGCTGTTGTTTTTGTAGATCCAGATAATAGTTCGCTACCCGTATAATCATAGAAAAATGAAAATGATTTTTCGAAATCCTTTTCACTATCTTTTTTATTATAAAATTGAACTTTCACACCTATTGTTAACCGGTTTTGTGCTGCTGTACTATTGGCAGTTGCTGTAGTTGGAGAGATGCGGTAATTTGTTATTTCGCCTTCGTAAATTAAATCAGCACCAGAATTAACTAAACTAAGACTGGTTTGGTTTTGAATTAAATCTTGCAGTGCTCTGGTGAAATCTAAGTCTAATCCCGGTTCTATTAGATTTGAGGTGTTTTTAAAATAATTGACTTGAAAAGTCTCGGCAGTTCCAATATCAGCACCTGTAAAAGAGTAAGCTCCGCAACCGATTAAAGTCGAAGAGGCAAAAAGTAGTAAAAGATATTTTAGCTTTTTCATTTGAGTTTTTTTATAATTAGAACGTGATTTTATAAATCAAATTGCTTAATTTTTCTGTAGAGTGTTCGCTCGCTAATACCTAGTTCTTCAGCAGCTAGCTTTCTTTTTCCTTTATGACGTTCTAAAGATTTTTTTATTAATTCTAGTTCTTTGTCGTGTAAAGACAAGGTTTCTTCTTCCTCTATTTCTTCTGCAAAATGATATTTGTCTTGGGTGTTTTCGGAAGTTAAGTTAGGGTTAGGTTGGCTAGAGTTTTGTGATATTGATAATACTTCTAGATCTTCTATATGTTCGTCAAATTCTGATTCACTCTCATTTTCTCCATAAATTTTCTGAATCAAACTTTCGTTTTCTTCCTGAACCTCTTTAGCATTACCTGTTTTCATTAACTCCATGGTTAGCTTTTTTAAATCGTTTAAATCGGCTTTCATGTCAAATAATACTTTGTACAAAATTTCACGCTCACTACTAAAATCACTCTCCGATTTTGTATTATTAATTACCGCAGGTAAGTTGTTTCCGCTAGGTAAATAACTATTTAATGTAGCTGCACTTATGGTTCTATTCTGTTCTAAAACAGAAACTTGTTCGGCAACATTACGAAGTTGTCTTATGTTTCCGCTCCAGCGATATTTAATTAACAGTTGTACGGCGTCATCAGTTAATTTAATAGTTGGCATTTTGTACTTTAATGCAAAATCACTAGCAAATTTCCTGAATAATATATGGATGTCTTCTTGCCGCTCTCTTAAGGGAGGGAGGTTAATGTCTACCGTACTTAGACGGTAAAATAAGTCTTCTCTAAATTTTTCCTTTTTTATAGCTTCAAACATATTAACATTTGTTGCTGCGACAATACGTACATCTGTTTTTTGTACTTTACTAGAACCTACTTTTATAAATTCGCCATTTTCTAAAACACGTAATAATCGGACTTGCGTTGTTAAGGGAAGTTCTCCGACTTCATCTAGAAAAATGGTCCCACCATCTGCAACTTCAAAATAACCATTTCTAGTTGCTGTTGCTCCTGTAAAAGCTCCTTTTTCATGACCGAAAAGTTCACTATCTATAGTTCCTTCAGGTATTGCACCACAGTTTACAGCAATATATTTACCGTGTTTTCTATGCGATAATTGGTGAATTATTTTAGGGATACTTTCCTTTCCAACACCGCTTTCTCCAGTGACTAAAACAGAAATATCTGTTGGAGCGACTTGCATTGCTTTTTCGATAGCACGGTTTAAAGTTGGACTATTTCCAATAATCCCGAAACGCTGTTTTATAGATTGTATTGTTTCCATAGTAAACTCTAAAAGTGTTTAGTTTGCGTAATTAAAAGTTTTGTCTTCTACTATATCTGTTCTGTTTTACGAGCAGAGAATAGGTCTATTGATAAAAATAAAACGACTATTTTTTATGATGCTTAATTATTTATTGATTTTCCAATAGCTTTACCTATAAGTGTTGCTTTTGTGCAATCTGTTACAGTTACGTTTACAAAATCACCAATATTATAATCACCTT
This portion of the Olleya sp. Bg11-27 genome encodes:
- a CDS encoding LptE family protein → MKKLKYLLLLFASSTLIGCGAYSFTGADIGTAETFQVNYFKNTSNLIEPGLDLDFTRALQDLIQNQTSLSLVNSGADLIYEGEITNYRISPTTATANSTAAQNRLTIGVKVQFYNKKDSEKDFEKSFSFFYDYTGSELLSGSTKTTAHDEIFERLTQDVFNASLANW
- a CDS encoding sigma-54 interaction domain-containing protein, with the protein product METIQSIKQRFGIIGNSPTLNRAIEKAMQVAPTDISVLVTGESGVGKESIPKIIHQLSHRKHGKYIAVNCGAIPEGTIDSELFGHEKGAFTGATATRNGYFEVADGGTIFLDEVGELPLTTQVRLLRVLENGEFIKVGSSKVQKTDVRIVAATNVNMFEAIKKEKFREDLFYRLSTVDINLPPLRERQEDIHILFRKFASDFALKYKMPTIKLTDDAVQLLIKYRWSGNIRQLRNVAEQVSVLEQNRTISAATLNSYLPSGNNLPAVINNTKSESDFSSEREILYKVLFDMKADLNDLKKLTMELMKTGNAKEVQEENESLIQKIYGENESESEFDEHIEDLEVLSISQNSSQPNPNLTSENTQDKYHFAEEIEEEETLSLHDKELELIKKSLERHKGKRKLAAEELGISERTLYRKIKQFDL